In a single window of the Anguilla rostrata isolate EN2019 chromosome 6, ASM1855537v3, whole genome shotgun sequence genome:
- the LOC135256572 gene encoding forkhead box protein D3-like encodes MTLSGASSDNDMYGQTVLAAEDIDIDVVGESDDEELERDSDCDRQAPRQETGATRTREQAGIPLENSAIQCSGVTKGDGEDNSSKSSQIKPPYSYIALITMSILQSPQKKLTLSGICEFISSRFPYYREKFPAWQNSIRHNLSLNDCFVKIPREPGNPGKGNYWTLDPQSEGMFDNGSFLRRRKRFKRHQPDILRDQTALIMQTFGTFGIGNPYSRHFGIHPSAYPHPAVLHPYGPPLGPVLPAAVPLLATAELNRKSFNSQLCPNLQMQLSSRYPASAVKSEAANKPSFSIENIIGLTSTSPSIQTFRQSPVTVRSAVQTMQPRAHTAMLPILSASAHVISAQFLPAMTMSKYSSAS; translated from the coding sequence ATGACCCTGTCTGGGGCCAGTAGTGATAACGACATGTATGGGCAGACTGTCCTCGCAGCTGAAGACATTGACATCGACGTGGTTGGAGAAAGTGATGACGAGGAGCTGGAACGGGACAGCGACTGCGATAGACAGGCACCCCGCCAGGAGACGGGTGCGACCAGGACTAGGGAACAGGCAGGGATTCCCTTGGAAAATTCGGCTATCCAATGCAGCGGAGTGACCAAGGGGGACGGGGAAGATAATTCGTCGAAGAGCAGCCAAATAAAGCCACCGTACTCATACATAGCACTCATCACGATGTCTATTCTCCAGAGTCCACAGAAGAAATTAACCCTTAGCGGCATCTGCGAGTTCATCAGCAGCCGCTTCCCGTACTACAGAGAGAAGTTCCCCGCTTGGCAAAATTCTATCAGACACAATCTTTCTCTGAACGACTGCTTCGTCAAAATCCCACGTGAACCTGGAAATCCTGGAAAGGGAAACTACTGGACGCTGGACCCGCAATCGGAGGGCATGTTTGACAACGGCAGCTTTCTCCGGAGACGGAAAAGATTCAAGAGGCACCAGCCAGATATTCTCAGGGACCAGACCGCCCTCATTATGCAGACTTTTGGAACATTTGGCATTGGGAATCCTTACAGCCGTCACTTTGGAATTCACCCCTCAGCGTACCCCCATCCGGCGGTTTTGCACCCTTACGGCCCTCCACTGGGTCCGGTGCTTCCCGCAGCCGTGCCACTCCTGGCTACGGCTGAACTGAACAGGAAGTCTTTCAATTCCCAACTTTGCCCTAATCTTCAAATGCAGCTCAGCAGTCGATACCCCGCATCCGCGGTAAAGTCTGAAGCTGCAAACAAACCTTCTTTTAGTATAGAAAATATTATTGGGTTAACCAGCACGTCACCCAGCATACAGACATTTCGACAGTCACCTGTGACAGTCCGGTCAGCTGTACAGACCATGCAGCCTCGGGCACATACCGCAATGTTGCCTATCCTCAGCGCGTCAGCGCATGTCATCTCCGCACAGTTTCTTCCCGCTATGACTATGTCAAAATATTCTTCTGCTTCTTAA